One part of the Saprospiraceae bacterium genome encodes these proteins:
- a CDS encoding SDR family oxidoreductase, with amino-acid sequence MRFVLITGISSGIGLFLAHLLTKEGFFVIGTLRYDKVPDPELLKQTNFAAITMDLHEDVSIEAGVEQLKSILRENPLYALINNAGYAVPGPLTHLPMAHLKAQFQVNVFGSIRLIQLILPFLKSDNTEARILNISSISGLFASPFLGAYAGSKFALEGLSDSLRRELTLFGIKVILIEPGPIKTLIWQKNLRVEEDFKLSPYALYLTKATKTILETERNALPVESLKDPILAALNSKNPKNRYLIHKNKILFLLLAKFLPSKWVDFLVRRNLTSENSKIRPV; translated from the coding sequence TTGAGATTTGTTTTGATAACTGGTATTTCCTCTGGAATTGGGCTATTTTTGGCACATTTACTCACAAAAGAGGGTTTTTTTGTTATTGGAACTCTAAGGTATGATAAAGTACCAGATCCTGAACTTTTAAAACAAACTAATTTTGCGGCGATAACAATGGACCTCCATGAAGATGTTTCTATAGAGGCTGGAGTGGAGCAATTGAAATCCATTTTAAGAGAAAATCCTTTATATGCCCTTATAAATAATGCAGGATATGCAGTACCCGGGCCACTAACACATTTACCCATGGCGCATTTGAAAGCGCAATTTCAAGTCAATGTATTCGGATCCATTCGATTAATTCAACTCATTTTGCCCTTTTTAAAATCTGATAATACGGAAGCCAGGATTTTGAATATAAGTTCGATTTCAGGATTATTTGCATCTCCATTCCTGGGTGCTTATGCCGGCTCAAAATTTGCATTAGAGGGACTTTCAGATAGCTTGCGTAGGGAATTAACGTTGTTTGGAATTAAGGTAATCTTGATTGAACCTGGACCTATAAAGACGCTTATTTGGCAAAAAAACCTTCGAGTTGAGGAAGATTTCAAACTAAGTCCGTATGCCCTCTATTTAACAAAAGCAACAAAAACGATTCTGGAAACAGAGCGCAATGCACTTCCGGTTGAATCTCTAAAGGACCCAATATTGGCAGCATTGAATTCTAAAAATCCAAAAAACAGATATCTGATTCATAAAAATAAAATTCTGTTCTTACTTTTGGCTAAATTTCTACCTTCAAAATGGGTTGATTTTCTTGTTAGAAGAAACTTGACTTCCGAAAATTCAAAAATCCGTCCTGTCTAA
- a CDS encoding M1 family metallopeptidase: protein MKYTKFFALFISISFCFNQSQIAQFSFSLKDSLRGALRPERNYNVLHYDLSIQLDIPAQSLKGFVGMEFQANQDLSTIQLDLFENMNIKKITYRGRELKFNRKFDAVFVPLNIQKNDQEVLKIYFEGKPIIAKRAPWDGGFVWKQDAQGKPWIGVACEGIGASLWWPNKDHLSDEPEKGMNIHITVPNELMAISNGNLEKVTDEDKKNKTYHWKVSYPINNYNVSLYVGDYIHFKDQYKAADGSILPLDYYVLKGKEDTARNHFEQVKKMLEAYEFYFDKYPFWNDGYALVESPYLGMEHQSAIAYGNQYKRGYLGARMSAEFNFDYIIIHESGHEYFGNSVSCNDHADMWIHEGFTTYMEALYVEYLHGKKAALRYLESQRSGIQNKMALIGPRDVNFQNFPDSDIYGKGSWVLQTLRFTLKNDSLWFKMIKGFYNTYKYKNINSEDFFMYVNDYTKKDFTPFFNQYFKTNEIPKVKLKILSDTNRTRILFKIECKEEKLELPIEVNIDGRIIQLDASTKERNIEFSKNFKSIKAINTQALVEILPNEEGTFIK, encoded by the coding sequence ATGAAATATACTAAATTTTTCGCACTTTTTATTTCGATTTCATTTTGTTTTAATCAATCCCAAATTGCACAATTCTCTTTTAGTTTGAAAGATAGTTTGCGAGGTGCTTTGCGACCAGAACGAAATTACAATGTCCTCCATTATGATTTAAGCATTCAATTAGACATTCCAGCGCAAAGTCTAAAAGGATTTGTTGGAATGGAATTTCAAGCAAACCAGGATTTATCAACAATTCAGTTAGACTTGTTTGAAAATATGAATATCAAGAAAATAACATATCGTGGAAGGGAACTGAAATTCAATCGGAAATTTGATGCGGTATTTGTGCCGCTTAACATTCAAAAAAATGACCAGGAAGTTTTAAAAATATATTTTGAAGGGAAACCTATCATTGCAAAACGAGCTCCCTGGGATGGCGGCTTTGTTTGGAAGCAAGATGCGCAAGGAAAACCCTGGATCGGGGTGGCTTGTGAAGGTATTGGTGCTAGTTTGTGGTGGCCTAATAAAGATCATTTATCTGATGAACCTGAAAAAGGAATGAATATTCATATAACAGTACCGAATGAATTAATGGCAATTTCAAATGGAAATCTTGAAAAAGTTACGGATGAAGATAAGAAAAACAAAACCTACCATTGGAAGGTTAGTTACCCGATTAATAATTATAATGTAAGTTTATATGTTGGAGATTATATCCATTTCAAGGATCAATATAAAGCTGCTGATGGATCCATTTTACCATTGGATTATTATGTCTTAAAAGGAAAGGAAGATACTGCCAGAAACCATTTTGAGCAGGTAAAAAAAATGCTGGAAGCTTATGAATTTTATTTTGATAAATACCCATTTTGGAATGATGGCTACGCATTGGTAGAGTCGCCATATTTAGGCATGGAACATCAGAGTGCAATTGCTTATGGGAACCAATACAAAAGAGGCTATTTAGGAGCGAGAATGTCTGCGGAATTTAATTTTGACTATATCATTATCCATGAAAGTGGTCATGAATATTTTGGCAATTCTGTTTCCTGCAATGACCATGCAGATATGTGGATACATGAAGGTTTTACTACTTATATGGAGGCTTTGTATGTGGAATATCTTCATGGCAAAAAAGCTGCCTTGCGGTATTTAGAAAGTCAGCGTTCGGGGATCCAAAATAAAATGGCTTTAATCGGACCAAGAGATGTGAACTTTCAGAATTTTCCGGATTCAGATATATATGGCAAAGGATCCTGGGTTTTACAAACCTTGCGATTCACTTTGAAAAATGATTCTTTGTGGTTTAAAATGATTAAAGGATTTTATAATACCTATAAATATAAAAACATAAATAGTGAAGATTTTTTCATGTATGTGAATGACTACACTAAAAAAGATTTTACTCCATTTTTCAATCAGTATTTCAAAACAAACGAAATACCAAAAGTCAAATTGAAAATTTTATCAGATACAAACCGTACCCGAATTCTTTTTAAAATAGAATGTAAAGAAGAAAAATTAGAACTTCCGATTGAAGTAAATATTGATGGCAGGATAATTCAATTAGATGCATCCACAAAAGAGCGAAATATTGAATTTAGCAAGAATTTTAAATCCATTAAAGCAATAAATACACAAGCACTTGTTGAAATTCTACCAAATGAAGAAGGAACCTTTATAAAGTAA
- the rplS gene encoding 50S ribosomal protein L19, which translates to MELIKYVQDQLMDISRIPEFSSGDTIVISYKIIEGNKERIQDFRGDVINIRGEGKNKTFTVRKVSSGIGVERIFPFSSPNISEIKVVKKGRVRRAKLFYLRQLSGKKARIKEKTMAVREETAK; encoded by the coding sequence ATGGAATTAATTAAATATGTTCAAGATCAATTGATGGATATTAGCCGGATCCCTGAATTTTCTTCTGGGGATACCATAGTGATCAGTTATAAAATCATCGAAGGGAACAAAGAACGTATTCAGGATTTTAGAGGTGATGTAATTAACATCCGGGGAGAAGGTAAAAATAAGACGTTTACAGTGCGTAAAGTATCCAGTGGCATTGGCGTAGAACGTATATTCCCATTTTCATCTCCAAACATTTCAGAAATCAAGGTGGTAAAGAAGGGAAGGGTGCGGAGAGCTAAACTCTTTTACCTTAGACAGCTTTCTGGTAAAAAAGCTAGAATCAAAGAAAAAACAATGGCTGTTCGGGAAGAAACTGCAAAATAA